Proteins from a genomic interval of Syngnathus acus chromosome 4, fSynAcu1.2, whole genome shotgun sequence:
- the elovl1b gene encoding elongation of very long chain fatty acids protein 1b encodes MLQELKEFGSHAMDIYDYLVEGVDPRVKNHFLMQSPVPMTAILLCYLFFVLYLGPHIMASRKPFQLKEAMIVYNFSLVALSIYIVYEFLMSGWATTYTWRCDAIDMSDSPQALRMVEVAWLFWFSKIIELMDTIFFVLRKKSGQITFLHIFHHSFMPWTWWWGVGYAPGGMGSFHAMVNSSVHVIMYFYYFLAAAGPRFQKFLWWKKYMTAIQLTQFVLVSLHVTQYYFMDSCDYQFPIIIHMVWVYGTFFFVLFSNFWVQAYVKGKRLPKQDIKSRHNGTAAAPPAVYANGKHHENGVKHTTANGTSNGSAHYENGSAPMGKMKKA; translated from the exons atgCTGCAAGAGCTCAAGGAGTTTGGCTCACACGCCATGGATATATACGACTACCTCGTCGAAGGAGTTG ATCCTCGAGTGAAGAATCATTTCCTGATGCAGAGTCCTGTTCCCATGACTGCAATTTTGCTGTGCTACCTGTTCTTTGTACTGTACCTTGGCCCTCATATTATGGCCTCCCGAAAGCCTTTCCAGTTAAAGGAAGCCATGATCGTCTATAATTTTTCACTGGTGGCACTGTCGATATACATCGTCTACGAG ttttTGATGTCTGGATGGGCCACGACATATACTTGGCGATGTGACGCAATCGATATGTCCGACAGCCCTCAAGCACTTCGA aTGGTCGAGGTAGCCtggttgttttggttttccaaAATTATCGAGCTCATGGACACT ATCTTCTTCGTGTTGAGAAAAAAGAGCGGCCAGATCACCTTTCTGCACATCTTCCACCACTCTTTCATGCCCTGGACTTGGTGGTGGGGAGTTGGCTACGCTCCCG GTGGAATGGGCTCCTTCCACGCAATGGTGAATTCTTCCGTCCACGTGATCATGTATTTCTACTATTTCCTCGCTGCCGCCGGACCTCGCTTCCAGAAGTTCCTGTGGTGGAAGAAATACATGACAGCCATTCAGCTC ACCCAGTTTGTCCTGGTATCCCTCCACGTGACTCAGTATTACTTCATGGACAGCTGCGACTACCAGTTCCCCATCATCATCCACATGGTGTGGGTTTACGGCACCTTCTTCTTCGTGCTCTTCTCCAACTTCTGGGTTCAGGCCTACGTCAAGGGCAAGCGGCTGCCCAAGCAGGACATCAAGTCGCGTCACAACGGCACGGCCGCCGCCCCCCCTGCAGTCTACGCTAACGGCAAGCACCACGAGAACGGCGTCAAACACACCACGGCCAACGGCACCAGCAACGGTTCGGCCCACTACGAAAACGGCAGCGCTCCCATGGGCAAGATGAAGAAGGCCTAG